A region of the Mytilus galloprovincialis chromosome 1, xbMytGall1.hap1.1, whole genome shotgun sequence genome:
ttttttttgtaacaatttttttgtgtttttcaaatgATAACTGAATATTAAGGGTTGAGAATTGCATAAAGATTATGAGTacaattccgaatacattattcttgactaatggtagcacttgaacatTCTTCATTGTGGAGGTCAAAACATGGTAGCGTCTAGATTTTAAAAACTTTGTGAAgcaggaaacgaaaatatacgttaACATTCCGACATTTGTGCAAGAAACATACACTTCAATTAGTTGACGAAGAACATTTAAATTGTCACTTAATATCGTATGTTTTTAAGAGTAAAGACTCTTCGCACTATCAGCACGTGGTAATTGTATacctacattttctacatttacacgtgctCCTGTTATAGGCGCTTGTTAATTGGATGCAGTCAGTTACCActgaaacaaatgaaaatcatTAACTCGTGGATCCGAAATTCTCTCTCAATCTCCATAGAAATTAGATATGTCAATATTAATACAACTGCAAGTCAAATATCAATAACCTACCACTATGATTCACCATTAAATGACCTATTTAAACAAAAACTTCGACATGTCACTAAGCATGGTTTAAAAGGTAAATAGTTCATGaccggggggggggggcaaaataatctccatggaaatgagatgtaccaatacTAATGTAACTGTATACTAAATATCATTGAACTTTCACTAGCAGTTTCTAACAAATcacaaacaaatacattgtttACGCCATCCCCTATGtcagaaacagcatacctatgtcttgctTTATGAATCCGTTAAGATGAGACAAAAATTGAAAGTGCTAATTCTtctttaatataaacatttacaaGTTATgattattacaaaaacatattttagtcTCATTGACTTACTAATACTTCATGGACAAAGTCGAACTATGTGATAAAAAACCAATCAGTTAATAACATTGTAGtaacaaaataatgtcattaCTAACAATAAACATCTCCATTGTACACATACAACAATCATCAGTAAATACCTCTTAGGTAAACATATGTTTAAATCATCAGTAGATACAATGTGATTAACATATGATAAAATCATCAGTAGATAACAATGTGGTAAACATATGAAACAATCATCAATTAATAACTCTGTGGTTAACATATGTTAGAATCACCAATAAACAACTCTGTTGTAAAACATATGTTAAAATCTTCAATAAACAACACTGTAGTTAACATATGTTAAAATCATCAATAAACAACTTTGTGGTAAACATATGTTAAAATCAGCAATAAACAACTCTGTGGTAAACATATGTTAAAATCACCAATAAACAACTCTGTGGTAAACATATGTTAAAATCATCAATAAACAACTCTGTGGTAAACATATGTTAAAATCATCAATAAACAACTTTGTGGTAAACATATGTTAGAATCATCAATAAACAACTCTGtggtaaatttatattaaaatcacCAATAAACAACTCTGTGGTAAACATATGTTAAAATCATCAATAAACAACTTTGtggtaaatatatattaaaatcacCAATAAACAACTCTGTGGTAAACATATGTTAAAATCATCAATAAACAACTTTGTGGTAAACATATGTTAGAATCATCAGTAAACAACTCTGTGGTAAACATATGTTAAAATCATCAATAAACAACTCTATGGTAAACATATGTTAGAATTATCAGTAAATAATTCGGTGTACTATATAGTTACTGATACTTTTAACATATGTTAAATACAGAGTTGTATTTAAACAACTCTATAGAAAACACATGTTATAAAAGTATCAATAAACATCTCTATCGTAACCATGTGTTAAAATAATCAGTAAACAACTCTATGGTAAACATATGTTAAAATCATCAGTAAACAACTCTGGGGTAAACATGCAGGTTTGttaaaaaaatagtaaataattCTGTtctaaacaaatgacaaatttatCAGTAACTTAGTCTATGGTAACAAATGCGAAAAGCATCAGTTAATTCAATTTTGTGCTTAACAAATgtgaaatttatagttttatcACTGTGTGTTAACTTATGTAAAATTAtcagaaattaattatacattaacaaaattccaaaatatcaataaattactCTGTGATCAATTTAAAAATGAGAAGATATGGTTTAACCGCCAGTGGAGAGAACTCTTCACCAGAATTCAAATGAGGTGAATAAAGACATTCTCAGTAGGGAGACCTAAAGTTGGTttctatatgtcttttttttgtattgttggattgctgtctcatttacATTATTATAAACATAATATTTTCTATATTGTGTAAAACGTTACCTGCTTAAAAAGTATGTCCTAATACTTGTAACCTATATTTCTTATAAGAACATAACTTGACCAATTCCATTGTAACTTTTGGGCATTTCAAcaatcaatatttctttagtgatactcaatgtttttattattgaaagcCCAATACAAACATTGCATtgattataacaaacaattaataCATGTTTGTACATTCATATTAATGTTACATTCGTCCTCAATTTAAAATATAGTAGACTTAAGCACCTAGTCGACTATTTATGGCAAAATACTATGCTAAAGGTTATGGTAATGCTATTGATATCAAACActaattaattaaaaatgaagTAGAGGTCGCATCAGTTTAACATGCCAACTTTTATAAGTACAGAATGAATAATTTAGACCTAACAATGATTCTATGTATAGAGAATACATTTGACATTCTTCTTACAATATTTTGACCATTTACCTTTAAATTAActatacaaaattaacaaaaccaAATCAAGCACCCcatttttctatttattaaagttattatgCTGAAACTTGAAATCAGTTGATCTGAATTGTGTCACACTAACGTTAtcaattttaacaatcatgacatattataactttttttatttgcaaaaagaATGGTTTGCCTCTTTATAATCCTTATAAATTTGGTCACCATTTTCTATAAAATAACTACAATGAAAAACATTGGCATATCTAATTGGGAAACAAtccaaaaatgagaaaaataacgcCCTGAATTATGCTtaagaaattaatatatattccaTTATGGACTTTTAGCTTGATatgatatttgtatttcgttaatttattttgtacacaaatcaggctgttagttttctcgtttaaattgttttaaatttgtcattttgggaaCTATTGTAGCTGATTATGCGATATGGGTTTTGGTCATTGGTGAAGGCCATaaagtgacctacagttgttaacttctatgtcatttgggctcttggtgagagttgtctcgttggcgatcataccacatcttctcatttttatTGCTCAGACTTTTTGTGATTTACTGGATGACAGTTTTGAATTACAGTGGCAAATGTTGGAATACAattatatctattataaaaaGATTGAGAACAAAGTATAAAACAAGATGgtaaatttaaaattaagtttaaaatcgtcgaaataatttgattaaaaacaaCAAAGACTTGTGCCTTTGACTTTATATGTAATAAGTATACTCATATCAAAAAAGCTGATATCTCATTCCTATTCTGCTATATATCCTCAGATATCACAGTTAATTTCCTGGAATGTTCATTTATCAAATTAACTATTTCACTATGGCCTTTTTCAGATGCAATCATTACAGGTGACCAAATAtcattgtcacatttattataatctgctcctatgtctaacaaaatccttactatttctgtatgtcccttACTACAAGCATTCATTAAAGGTGACCAACCACCATTgctacatttattataatctgctccaatgtctaacaacatccttactatttctgtatgtcccttACTACAAGCATTCATTAAAGGTGACCAACCATccttgtcacatttattataatctgcccctatgtctaacaacatccgtACTATATCTATATGTCCATTACTACAAGCACTCATTGCAGGTGACCAACCAtcattgtcacatttattataatctgctccaaTGTCTAACAACAcccttactatttctgtatgtccataTCTACAAGCACTCATTACAGGTGACCAACtatcattgttacatttattataatctgctcctatgtctaacaacatccttactatttctgtatgtccataTCTACAAGCACCCATTACAGGTGACCAACTAtcattgtcacatttattataatctacTCCTTTGTCTAACATCATTCtaactatttctgtatgtccataTCTACAAGCACTCTTTACAGGTGACCAACTTTCATTGTcaaatttattataatctgctcctatgtctaacaacatccttaatATTTCTGTATGTCCATATCTACAAGCACACATCACAGGTGACCAACCATCATTGCcaaatttattataatctgctcctatgtctaacaacatccttactatttctgtatgtccataTCTACAAGCACtcattacaggtgaccaaccatcattgtcaaatttattataatctgctcctatgtctaacaacatccttactatttctgtatgtccataTTCACATGCAATCTTTACAGGTGACCAACTAtcattgtcacatttattataatctactcctttgtctaacaacatccttactatttctgtcAAACCTTTAGCGACGGCTATACACAATGGTGTTATTTCCCAATTCCCACACTGATTAACATCAACACCATGATTAACACACCAATGAATCATAGGAATATCAACTATTAAACATAATACAATTAACAGAGTAATATTGTTATATACATCACAGGTGAGTGCTAGTTGTCTCTGGTAAGATACATCCAGTTCattcaaaacacataaaaatcTCTGTCTAAACTGAGGTAGCTTcatattgatgttaaaaaatacattttgaactTCACCTTTTGACCAGTCATAAATCATTCTTTGTATATACATTTCATGATAGTTAGACGGCACAATTGTTATAAACTGATCCATCTTTACTTGTTTTTCTAGTAAAAATCTTTCCTTGATCAAACTACTATGTGCATTCTTTATCAAGCATTGACACATTTTCTGTCCAAAGTAGTACACTagaaagtcaaatattttatcgTGAATAGTTTTGTACATGTTTTCCTCCTTTTTCAGGAATGTATGTATAAGTGAGTTCAGTTCATCCTGTAAAGTAATCCTTGATGTCCCTCTATCCAGTTTACATGCCTCACAAGTGTTCTCAATAATAGTTCTTGTTTCTTCATTCACCTCCCCTGTTAATAGTGAATCCTTTAAATTGTTGTTAAACATAACACATAAAGCCAAAGCACAATATTTACTAAAAAATCCTTTTTTCTGTAACTTGTCAATCTCTGCTTCATAAACTGTAAATGGGTTCTGGAAAAAATCTTTGATATTAAGTGCAGGATTTTCATTATACAATTTACATAAGAGTGGGAAACAatcatataaatcaaaataatctGTAATCTCAGAAGCTTTAGTTTTCAGATATAACTCAGCTATTgactttttttcagtttttgtcaAGCACATGTGTTCTGATAATAGGTTACATACACATGATTTGAAAACTGATAAACATTCAAATTTGTCATCCTGATACACTTGTAATCGACATGCTACAAGTATCTTGACCAGATTATTTGATAGGATCTTTTTAATTCTCTCCATGACAGGTTCCCAAACTTTCATGTCAGTCTGGTTTAAAGAATAGTTTCCACATAAATCATCGATAACAAACAATGTTTTATGTTTTGGGTTATAAAACTTCACAATGTCACCTGGATCTGTCACTAAAAGTACATCGTACCCTTCATCTGACATCTGAGAAGCTACATGTCGGAGTGTGGCTGTCTTCCCTACGCCAGAACTAGCAGCGATAGTTACACAACTATTCTCCTTTATGCATTTCAGTACGTGTTTGGTAGCTTCTGTTGTTATAAACTTCTTATCATTGTCCTTCCACTCCACAAGGATCTCATTAATTTgtgctaaaaaataaataataaaatattattctgCAGTTCAAgtatttggttatttgtgtttgtgtttggcattgtgtacaagttttatagcatttggttgaagcaaactaaagttagagaatgggaACCAACTTTGGGGCGTACGGACATACAGACGGATAAAGGTAAAACTTTAACCCCCCCCCTCCGCTACAAGGGGGGAATAAAAATCAGATATAGTTTGAAATAGAACCTCCTTCTTGTATATTACAATTGTTGACTGCCAAATATTTACCTCTAATATTCCACGGAACTGTATCTTCATGagatattttcaactttttcacTTCTACTGTCATATCTTCATTGGTTGTTTTTAACCTTTTCACTTCTACTGTCATAGCTTTCTTTGTCCTCATCAAGCTCTTCACTGAATTATTCAAGCTCTTCACTGACTTTTTCATCACCAACATTTCATCTTTTGAACGTTTAATGTCCATCATTATTTCCTGATTAGTCTGATCCAGTATCTTCACCTTCAAGTTAGCACACTCCTCCTTCATTTGCTGTCCACCTAATCTACCGATAGCCTAGAAATGAATAGAGAACATTCTTCATCAATTAAATAACAAAGattagtatgacttaacacactcctgattcattggatgtccacctaatatactgatagtctgacttaacacactcctgattcattggatgtccacctaatataccgatagtatgacttaacacactcctgattcattggatgtccacctaatatactgatagtatgacttaacacactcctgattcattggatgtccacctaatatactgatagtatgacttaacacactcctgattcattgaatgtccacctaatataccgatagtatgacttaacacactcctgattcattggatgtccacctaatataccgatagtatgacttaacacactcctgattcattgaaTGTCCACCTATGATaccgatagtatgacttaacacactcctgattcattggatgtccacctaatatactgataatatgacttaacacactcctgattcattggatgtccacctaatatactgatagtctgacttaacatactcctgattcattggatgtccacctaatactGTGATGGtacttattttcgtgggtaccaattttcgtggtttgtgAGAAATTTACTGGTTCGTGGATTTTTGAATTCGTGGTTTTAGAATTTACATAATGAATCAAGAGTGAAAAAAGCATTTCGTTGGAtacttaaattcgtggttttcatcaaccacgaaatccacgaaaattggtaccccacgaataatagtactttcacagtatactgatagtatgacttaacacactcctgattcattggatgtccacctaatataccgatagtatgacttaacacactcctgattcattgcatgtccacctaatatactgatagtatgacttaacacactcctgattcattggatgtccacctaatatactgatagtatgacttaacacactcctgattcattggatgtccacctaatatactgatagtatgacttaacacactcctgattcattggatgtccacctaatataccgatagtatgacttaacacactcctgattcattggatgtccacctaatatactgatagtatgacttaacacactcctgattcattggatgtccacctaatatactgatagtatgacttaacacactcctgattcattggatgtccacctaatatactgatagtctggaAATgtcttaacacactcctgattcattggatgtccacctaatatactgataatatgacttaacacactcctgattcattggatgtccacctaatatactgatagtatgacttaacacactcctgattcattggatgtccacctaatataccgatagtatgacttaacacactcctgattcattggatgtccacctactgatagtatgacttaacacactcctgattcattggatgtccacctaatatactgatagtctgacttaacacactcctgattcattggatgtccacctaatataccgatagtctgacttaacacactcctgattcattggatgtccacctaatataccgatagtctgacttaacacactcctgattcattggacgtccacctaatatactgatagtctgacttaacacactactgattcattgaatgtccacctaatataccgatagtatgacttaacacactcctgattcattggatgtccacctaatataccgatagtatgacttaacacactcctgattcattggacgtcca
Encoded here:
- the LOC143060217 gene encoding uncharacterized protein LOC143060217 yields the protein MASRLTQEEENYVRMSLLLTGISPRAVRALFDREFAPACLDSSMKKEYNKLKDLQKKRIISQSQMNLLIPRFPAVPDSKIFDVTLMITLLRNLTNLTPPRGGYDCLPPVATEVTPPSDLARIKHYRNILAHLDEGKIDNAMFTTAWEDITGAIGRLGGQQMKEECANLKVKILDQTNQEIMMDIKRSKDEMLVMKKSVKSLNNSVKSLMRTKKAMTVEVKRLKTTNEDMTVEVKKLKISHEDTVPWNIRAQINEILVEWKDNDKKFITTEATKHVLKCIKENSCVTIAASSGVGKTATLRHVASQMSDEGYDVLLVTDPGDIVKFYNPKHKTLFVIDDLCGNYSLNQTDMKVWEPVMERIKKILSNNLVKILVACRLQVYQDDKFECLSVFKSCVCNLLSEHMCLTKTEKKSIAELYLKTKASEITDYFDLYDCFPLLCKLYNENPALNIKDFFQNPFTVYEAEIDKLQKKGFFSKYCALALCVMFNNNLKDSLLTGEVNEETRTIIENTCEACKLDRGTSRITLQDELNSLIHTFLKKEENMYKTIHDKIFDFLVYYFGQKMCQCLIKNAHSSLIKERFLLEKQVKMDQFITIVPSNYHEMYIQRMIYDWSKGEVQNVFFNINMKLPQFRQRFLCVLNELDVSYQRQLALTCDVYNNITLLIVLCLIVDIPMIHWCVNHGVDVNQCGNWEITPLCIAVAKGLTEIVRMLLDKGVDYNKCDNDSWSPVKIACEYGHTEIVRMLLDIGADYNKFDNDGWSPVMSACRYGHTEIVRMLLDIGADYNKFGNDGWSPVMCACRYGHTEILRMLLDIGADYNKFDNESWSPVKSACRYGHTEIVRMMLDKGVDYNKCDNDSWSPVMGACRYGHTEIVRMLLDIGADYNKCNNDSWSPVMSACRYGHTEIVRVLLDIGADYNKCDNDGWSPAMSACSNGHIDIVRMLLDIGADYNKCDKDGWSPLMNACSKGHTEIVRMLLDIGADYNKCSNGGWSPLMNACSKGHTEIVRILLDIGADYNKCDNDIWSPVMIASEKGHSEIVNLINEHSRKLTVISEDI